In Methanococcoides sp. AM1, one genomic interval encodes:
- a CDS encoding SO_0444 family Cu/Zn efflux transporter — MSFADPVAEALSGILIESWHIFAEAAPYLLLGFGIAGVLHVFVPDDKVMQYLGSSAGKFRSVLNASILGVPLPLCSCGVVPAALSLRNRGATKGATLSFLISTPQTGVDSIAITYALLDPIMTVFRPVATFATAVVAGVTENILNFSKEAPAPVSKRAVPLIVLPMTSAKADACGCSSCDSHEIEGGNFVQKVRSGMKYAYIELLGDIGSWLIVGVVIAGIISYFVPANMVGSYLGGGIVSMLLALVVGIPLYICATASTPLAAVLILKGMSPGAAFVFLLAGPATNAATITMVLKFLGKRTTVVYLASIALCAVISGLVLDQIYSNLGIDALLIAGSASEIMPDEVKNIFAVLLLPLLVYGMCSRKGCVGK, encoded by the coding sequence ATGAGCTTTGCTGATCCTGTTGCAGAAGCACTCTCAGGTATACTGATCGAGTCATGGCATATCTTTGCAGAAGCTGCTCCTTACCTGTTGCTGGGGTTTGGTATAGCGGGGGTTTTGCATGTTTTCGTTCCGGATGATAAGGTAATGCAGTACCTGGGCAGTTCTGCAGGAAAATTCAGGTCTGTTCTCAACGCATCTATTTTAGGTGTGCCGCTGCCACTATGCTCTTGTGGGGTCGTACCTGCTGCACTATCTCTCAGAAACAGGGGTGCTACAAAAGGTGCGACTCTTTCATTCCTTATCTCGACCCCACAGACCGGGGTCGATTCTATTGCAATAACCTATGCTCTTCTTGATCCTATAATGACCGTATTCAGACCGGTGGCAACATTTGCTACTGCTGTTGTCGCGGGCGTGACCGAGAATATATTGAATTTTTCAAAGGAAGCTCCGGCTCCGGTATCTAAAAGAGCAGTACCTTTAATAGTGCTTCCAATGACCTCCGCTAAAGCAGATGCCTGTGGCTGTAGTTCATGTGATAGCCATGAAATTGAAGGTGGAAATTTTGTACAGAAAGTGAGGTCTGGTATGAAATACGCTTACATTGAATTACTTGGGGATATCGGTTCCTGGCTTATTGTCGGAGTCGTAATTGCAGGTATTATCTCTTACTTCGTACCAGCGAATATGGTGGGCAGCTATCTAGGTGGTGGAATTGTATCCATGTTGCTTGCTCTTGTTGTCGGGATCCCACTTTACATCTGTGCAACTGCTTCTACTCCACTTGCAGCAGTTCTTATCTTAAAAGGGATGAGTCCCGGTGCTGCATTCGTATTCCTGCTTGCAGGGCCTGCGACTAATGCAGCCACGATCACTATGGTCCTGAAATTCCTTGGTAAAAGGACCACTGTAGTCTATCTTGCATCGATAGCATTGTGTGCAGTTATTAGCGGACTTGTTCTCGATCAGATATACTCAAATCTGGGCATTGATGCACTTTTAATAGCAGGAAGTGCCAGTGAGATCATGCCTGATGAGGTGAAGAACATTTTTGCGGTATTGCTACTACCTTTGTTAGTATATGGTATGTGCAGTAGAAAAGGATGTGTTGGGAAGTAA
- a CDS encoding biotin transporter BioY — protein MVNNITNTSISPSSPVTDIRKMVYASLFAALTAIGAYITIPLGPIPFTLQVVFVLLAGAMLGSKWGAISMIVYTFLGIAGLPVFSGGASGIGVILGPTGGYIIGFIAAAFVVGFLFEKNRSEKVLFNAIYVLMGSVVIYAFGLTHLMLVADMSFMQAITVGFLPFIGGALVKIAVAAYIATTYKI, from the coding sequence ATGGTTAACAATATTACTAATACTTCTATCTCTCCGTCCAGCCCTGTGACCGATATAAGGAAAATGGTCTATGCGTCCCTATTTGCAGCATTGACTGCTATCGGGGCTTACATCACCATCCCGCTTGGCCCGATCCCTTTCACCCTTCAGGTTGTGTTCGTCCTGCTGGCAGGTGCAATGCTTGGAAGCAAATGGGGTGCAATAAGTATGATAGTTTACACCTTTCTTGGAATTGCCGGCCTTCCGGTATTCTCAGGCGGTGCTTCAGGGATCGGCGTGATCCTGGGTCCTACAGGCGGATATATCATTGGTTTTATCGCAGCAGCATTTGTTGTAGGTTTCCTGTTCGAAAAGAACAGGTCTGAAAAGGTTCTTTTCAATGCGATCTACGTTCTCATGGGATCAGTTGTGATCTATGCTTTCGGTCTGACACATCTGATGCTCGTAGCAGATATGTCCTTCATGCAGGCGATAACTGTAGGTTTTCTTCCTTTCATCGGTGGTGCTCTTGTAAAGATCGCAGTGGCTGCTTATATTGCTACCACTTATAAGATCTAA
- a CDS encoding class II fructose-bisphosphate aldolase yields the protein MTNNNFEPIPSSLMFKSLLDKDTIIMTANPRIALVMNGIMRAAKDMDAPLIFELARSECNLEGGYAGLKPSDLSRMAREAAKEVGFDMWALHADHIGIKKGTDEDIESTKALVSGQIDAGFTSFAIDASHLFNFQGGNLREELADNIDATTKIGLHIKENMGDKEYGLEVEVGEIGREDEHGRVLTSPEEAVTFIKALNESGVFPHFLAIANGSAHGNTYDSNGHLVEQVSIDIDQTIAVAQALKDNGLDVRVAQHGITGTPRDLIHNKFPHGDIVKGNVATFYQNIVWDIFKVYEPELYQDIRNWTLETYKEKAPGKNDTEIFGKFSKFAVKQFFDRIYSVSDDTKAAIDAMCYAETLLFIKAFNGEGTAQTVRGAMN from the coding sequence ATGACCAATAATAATTTTGAGCCAATACCAAGTTCATTAATGTTTAAGAGCCTGCTTGACAAGGATACTATCATAATGACCGCTAATCCAAGGATCGCACTTGTCATGAATGGTATCATGCGTGCTGCTAAGGATATGGATGCTCCTCTCATTTTCGAGCTGGCAAGGTCCGAGTGTAATCTCGAAGGTGGATATGCCGGATTGAAGCCATCAGACCTTTCAAGGATGGCAAGAGAGGCAGCAAAGGAAGTAGGTTTTGATATGTGGGCTTTGCACGCTGATCACATCGGTATCAAGAAAGGAACCGATGAGGATATTGAGTCCACAAAGGCCCTTGTAAGCGGACAGATCGATGCAGGATTCACATCCTTTGCCATTGATGCATCCCACCTGTTCAACTTCCAGGGCGGCAACCTGCGCGAAGAGCTTGCTGACAACATCGATGCCACTACAAAGATCGGTCTTCACATCAAGGAGAATATGGGGGACAAAGAATATGGTCTTGAGGTAGAGGTCGGCGAGATCGGCAGGGAGGATGAACACGGCAGGGTGCTCACCAGTCCGGAAGAGGCAGTCACATTCATCAAGGCATTGAACGAGAGCGGTGTCTTCCCTCACTTTTTGGCGATCGCCAACGGAAGTGCACACGGCAACACCTATGATTCAAACGGACATCTTGTTGAACAGGTATCCATCGACATTGACCAGACAATTGCAGTGGCACAGGCATTGAAGGACAACGGTCTGGATGTGAGGGTCGCACAGCACGGTATCACCGGAACACCTCGTGACCTTATCCACAACAAGTTCCCTCATGGCGATATCGTCAAAGGAAATGTTGCAACTTTCTACCAGAACATCGTATGGGATATCTTCAAGGTATACGAGCCTGAACTCTATCAGGATATCCGTAACTGGACCCTTGAAACCTATAAGGAGAAAGCACCTGGTAAGAACGACACTGAGATATTCGGCAAGTTCAGCAAGTTTGCAGTCAAGCAGTTCTTTGACAGGATATATTCTGTGTCCGACGATACAAAAGCTGCTATCGATGCAATGTGCTATGCTGAGACCCTTCTGTTCATTAAGGCATTCAACGGTGAGGGTACAGCCCAGACCGTCAGGGGTGCGATGAACTAA
- a CDS encoding ABC transporter permease: MISIKDIQSNMYLQLAKRNLKRQTFRTVLAAIGIIIGVIAISSMGILGNSLKMSVTDSFGDIGDKLLIYPAPGEDGVTEKQILQMKKVDGIDAIIPAYSTGDRVEYKNSYTFGSIYSIEREDLEKLVEVDDGQFFKSGSTDCVIGSSVADNLELRVGSKIEIGDSRLRVVGILKERGMGFDIDADTGVFTSAQMYEKMYPGEGKEYDFAIVRAEELDKVDDIKEDIEKMLNKREEVVTVFATNIILESINEAFKSISLFLMGIGSISLLVAGVSILNVMLMSTMERTKEIGVMKAVGASRKDVLTMFLLEALLLGIVASLIGGLFTIGAGYLILSLVIKNTSYLFSLATLIYIIEGILFGVATSLIGGMYPAWKASNMRPLDALRYE, from the coding sequence ATGATATCTATTAAAGATATCCAGAGCAACATGTACCTGCAGCTTGCAAAGAGAAATCTCAAGCGTCAGACCTTCCGAACGGTCCTTGCAGCCATAGGCATAATCATCGGGGTCATTGCCATCTCATCCATGGGGATCTTGGGAAACAGCCTGAAAATGTCGGTCACAGATTCATTCGGGGATATAGGAGATAAACTACTCATATATCCTGCACCCGGAGAGGACGGAGTGACAGAAAAGCAGATCCTGCAAATGAAAAAGGTGGATGGCATAGATGCCATAATTCCTGCCTATTCAACAGGGGACCGGGTCGAATACAAGAACAGCTATACCTTTGGGTCCATCTATAGCATCGAACGCGAGGATCTGGAAAAGCTGGTAGAGGTGGATGACGGACAGTTCTTCAAATCAGGCTCAACCGATTGTGTTATAGGATCCTCTGTTGCAGACAACCTTGAACTGAGGGTTGGAAGCAAGATCGAGATAGGAGATTCAAGGCTCAGGGTAGTAGGGATCCTGAAAGAACGTGGGATGGGATTCGATATCGATGCAGATACCGGCGTGTTCACATCGGCACAGATGTATGAGAAGATGTACCCCGGAGAGGGGAAAGAATATGACTTCGCAATCGTCCGGGCAGAAGAACTTGACAAGGTTGACGACATAAAAGAGGATATTGAGAAAATGCTGAACAAGCGAGAAGAGGTAGTAACCGTCTTCGCAACCAATATTATCCTCGAAAGTATCAATGAAGCATTTAAGTCCATCTCCCTTTTCCTTATGGGGATCGGTTCGATCTCACTTCTGGTAGCTGGCGTCAGCATATTGAACGTTATGCTTATGTCCACAATGGAACGCACCAAAGAGATCGGGGTGATGAAAGCAGTTGGTGCCTCACGAAAGGATGTGCTCACAATGTTCCTTCTGGAAGCCCTGCTTTTGGGGATCGTTGCAAGCCTTATCGGAGGTTTATTCACCATCGGAGCAGGATATCTTATCCTTTCACTTGTAATAAAGAACACATCGTACCTGTTCTCACTGGCAACCCTGATCTACATAATTGAAGGTATCCTGTTCGGTGTTGCTACAAGCCTTATTGGCGGAATGTACCCTGCATGGAAGGCATCGAATATGAGACCTCTTGATGCATTGCGTTATGAGTGA
- a CDS encoding ATP-binding cassette domain-containing protein, which produces MSIYVNGLCFSYGKGKTEDQVLSDITFSIDSSESVGIVGNVGCGKTTLIKHLNGLLTPDFGKVNVDGLPSSKKEVCKKVGILFQHPSKQLFCNTVFEDIAYGPTNFGISGDELDRCVHEAIREVGLTDEILERSPFGLSGGEMRLVALAGVLSSFPDYIVLDEPTSGLSSSGKANLFRILDSLKNNGVGIVLVSHQLEDVLDVVDRLIYLDNGKVVFEGTPSEYLASMPSPVPHITELMRGLKRSGIDVKDDVFSVDHAFEEIYAVWAEKRGAL; this is translated from the coding sequence ATGTCGATCTATGTGAATGGCCTGTGCTTTTCTTACGGGAAAGGAAAAACTGAGGATCAGGTCCTTAGCGATATCACATTTTCCATCGATAGCAGCGAGTCCGTAGGAATTGTTGGCAATGTCGGATGCGGTAAGACCACGTTGATAAAGCATCTGAATGGTCTCCTTACTCCTGATTTCGGAAAGGTTAATGTTGACGGTTTGCCTTCTTCTAAAAAAGAAGTGTGTAAAAAAGTAGGTATTCTCTTCCAGCACCCTTCAAAGCAATTGTTCTGCAATACCGTTTTTGAAGACATTGCATATGGTCCGACGAATTTTGGGATAAGTGGGGATGAACTTGATCGTTGTGTTCATGAAGCGATAAGGGAGGTCGGTCTTACTGATGAAATACTTGAAAGGTCACCTTTCGGTTTGAGTGGTGGTGAGATGCGCCTTGTCGCTCTTGCAGGTGTCTTATCCTCATTTCCGGATTATATTGTTCTGGACGAGCCGACTTCCGGCTTAAGCAGCAGTGGAAAAGCCAATTTATTCAGAATTCTGGACTCTCTGAAAAATAATGGGGTTGGAATTGTACTTGTGTCCCATCAACTGGAGGACGTACTTGATGTTGTGGACAGGCTGATCTATCTGGATAATGGAAAAGTTGTATTTGAAGGAACGCCTTCGGAATATCTGGCATCTATGCCTTCGCCGGTACCACATATCACAGAACTGATGAGGGGACTGAAGAGGTCCGGCATTGATGTGAAGGATGATGTCTTTTCCGTGGATCATGCCTTTGAGGAGATCTATGCTGTCTGGGCAGAAAAAAGAGGTGCTCTCTAA
- a CDS encoding ATP-binding cassette domain-containing protein, translated as MIRFEGVSYSYPDGHPVLNGIDLRIEKGTFTTIIGDNGSGKSTLVRHMNGLLKPSEGTVSVCGMQTSDPENLWEIRQVVGMVFQDPHSQAVGATVEEDVAFGPENLALEREDIRSRVANSILDVGLEGSEEHLLMNLSGGQLQKTALAGVLAMNAEYLVFDEVTSMLDQDSRSQVLEIALKLNRMGKTIVYVTHHMEEALASDRVIVMEGGSISIDGSPADVFRELYNSGHRIPPLMELVFRLQDSGILGKDVLPVGLNDLMEEICRSM; from the coding sequence ATGATACGGTTTGAAGGTGTAAGCTACAGTTATCCGGATGGTCACCCAGTACTAAATGGGATCGACCTCCGGATAGAAAAGGGAACGTTCACTACGATAATAGGTGATAATGGTAGTGGAAAGTCTACCCTTGTACGTCACATGAACGGTCTCCTTAAGCCTTCAGAAGGCACTGTTTCAGTATGCGGGATGCAGACTTCCGATCCTGAAAACCTTTGGGAGATCCGCCAGGTGGTCGGGATGGTGTTCCAGGATCCTCATTCTCAGGCTGTGGGGGCTACTGTGGAAGAGGATGTTGCATTCGGTCCGGAGAACCTGGCACTTGAGCGTGAAGATATCCGCAGTCGTGTAGCTAATTCTATCCTTGATGTAGGTCTTGAAGGATCCGAAGAACACCTGTTGATGAATCTCAGTGGCGGACAGTTGCAAAAGACCGCACTTGCCGGTGTGCTGGCAATGAATGCTGAATATCTTGTGTTCGATGAGGTTACATCAATGCTGGACCAGGATTCCCGGTCCCAGGTACTGGAAATTGCGCTGAAGCTTAACCGGATGGGAAAGACCATTGTCTATGTGACCCATCATATGGAAGAGGCTCTGGCGTCAGATCGTGTCATTGTAATGGAGGGTGGGTCGATTAGCATTGATGGGTCTCCGGCAGATGTGTTCCGTGAACTTTACAATTCCGGACACCGCATCCCTCCGCTCATGGAACTCGTGTTCAGGCTTCAGGATTCCGGAATACTGGGGAAGGATGTACTGCCTGTAGGTCTAAATGATCTAATGGAGGAAATATGTCGATCTATGTGA
- a CDS encoding energy-coupling factor transporter transmembrane protein EcfT gives MAGPLFSYVRGNSFLHNMDPRAKIISVMCLSILIFNVSVLSHLFVLAVLFAMLTNIAGVSISIAIRSLRPMVIFFGFIFLIHLFFTAGSPIFSLAFSPTYEGLEKGTVVTGRFILLILFGSLLTSTTRPALITSGIEHLLRPFPLRILGTTSFEVATMMSLAIHFVPHLLWYVGQIRDAQMSRGLKYGHHPISGMLSLAIPALRGSMRMADDVALSMESRCYQGNYRTSLFEMKMATSDRFVCILVVFGTALILYT, from the coding sequence ATGGCAGGACCGCTTTTTTCCTACGTGAGGGGAAACTCTTTTCTTCACAACATGGACCCGCGAGCGAAGATAATTTCCGTGATGTGTCTGAGCATTCTGATATTCAATGTTTCCGTGCTGTCACATCTGTTCGTTCTGGCAGTTCTATTTGCGATGCTAACAAACATAGCAGGTGTGAGCATCTCCATAGCTATACGATCCCTTCGTCCAATGGTCATCTTCTTTGGTTTTATTTTTCTTATCCATCTGTTCTTCACAGCTGGAAGTCCGATATTTTCTCTTGCTTTTTCACCAACATACGAAGGTCTTGAAAAGGGAACAGTTGTCACCGGTCGTTTCATCCTTTTGATCCTTTTTGGTTCCCTGCTAACTTCCACCACAAGACCGGCTTTGATAACCAGTGGGATCGAACATTTGCTTCGTCCTTTTCCCTTAAGAATATTAGGGACTACCTCCTTTGAAGTAGCAACAATGATGTCACTGGCAATTCATTTTGTTCCACATCTGCTTTGGTATGTGGGGCAGATCAGGGATGCCCAGATGTCTCGTGGATTAAAGTACGGCCATCATCCTATATCCGGGATGCTGTCACTGGCAATACCTGCTTTAAGGGGGTCCATGCGTATGGCCGATGATGTTGCATTGTCAATGGAGTCCCGTTGTTATCAGGGAAATTACCGTACGTCTCTCTTTGAAATGAAAATGGCAACATCTGACCGCTTTGTCTGTATTCTCGTAGTTTTTGGAACAGCGCTAATACTATATACATGA
- a CDS encoding hydantoinase/oxoprolinase N-terminal domain-containing protein yields the protein MKYSLGIDAGGTYTDAVLLRDSDEVIIASNKALTTYPDPLEGIRNAIDGIDQEYLEDIKVVSVSTTLSTNSILEGTGFPVGLILVGNYEVNKDLPTEHFTQVNGGHNYNGIETSPLDEDAVRAFASGIKDRVAAFAVSSYFSIRNHDHELRVKEIVKETTGLPVVCAHELSQDLGAFERAVTAFFNAQLIPITENFMSTVEKYIVSKGVDANVFMLKCDGSVIGIRSALEKPIESIFSGPAGSLVGASFLTGNDTCAVIDVGGTSTDISVINDGVPDMSESGAVVGGWKTRVKAIKMETSAMGGDSDVWVKDNHVNIGPRRVIPLCRAADIYPEFLEQLKTNPMPSKGLISTNFQPTKFFIRTGYDPIDITDMEKEVLAAISESPTSLREIKYRLKKYPSAKHIDLLIQKRLIQTIGFTPTDALHVLGDYEEHTVEAAQIGAKYLGSLCKRDAQEFAAFVKQEFAKNMASDLMSFFLEGVPKKEIRKIFDIESPTKFKVEMPVVLIGGPVVAYLDNLKAILDADIVVPEFSNVGNAAGALAAKGIRRVDFLVRPVSMAAPDWEFYVFSEKGRMNFYEYEEALEYATKTGKETIIQYMVDAGLDPEHVKVDVEKEEIIPDGWDHPLETRIRVMGVGGSLVEEEC from the coding sequence ATGAAATACAGTCTTGGTATAGATGCAGGTGGAACTTACACAGACGCGGTACTCCTGAGGGATTCAGATGAGGTTATCATTGCTTCTAACAAAGCACTTACAACATATCCTGATCCTCTGGAGGGTATAAGAAATGCGATCGATGGGATCGATCAGGAATATCTCGAGGACATTAAGGTTGTATCCGTTTCAACTACACTTTCCACTAATAGTATTCTGGAAGGCACAGGTTTCCCTGTAGGTCTGATCCTCGTTGGAAACTATGAAGTAAACAAGGATCTTCCAACTGAACATTTTACTCAGGTAAATGGTGGGCATAACTATAATGGTATAGAGACCTCCCCTCTGGATGAGGATGCTGTAAGGGCTTTTGCATCAGGTATTAAAGACCGTGTTGCAGCATTTGCGGTTTCTTCTTATTTCAGTATTCGTAATCATGACCATGAACTGAGGGTAAAAGAGATCGTCAAGGAAACTACCGGGCTTCCTGTTGTATGTGCTCATGAGCTCTCACAGGACCTTGGGGCCTTCGAAAGGGCAGTTACTGCATTTTTTAATGCCCAGCTTATTCCTATCACTGAGAATTTCATGTCTACCGTGGAAAAGTATATTGTTTCCAAAGGCGTGGATGCAAATGTTTTCATGCTTAAATGTGATGGTTCTGTCATTGGTATAAGAAGTGCCCTTGAAAAACCGATAGAGTCCATCTTCTCAGGTCCTGCGGGCAGCCTGGTGGGTGCATCTTTCCTGACTGGCAACGATACCTGTGCTGTTATCGATGTGGGTGGAACGAGTACTGATATTTCGGTGATAAATGATGGTGTTCCGGACATGAGTGAGTCTGGTGCTGTTGTAGGCGGATGGAAGACAAGGGTCAAAGCCATCAAGATGGAGACCTCTGCAATGGGTGGTGACAGTGATGTATGGGTCAAGGACAATCACGTCAACATCGGACCAAGAAGGGTTATCCCACTTTGTCGTGCTGCCGATATTTACCCCGAATTCCTTGAGCAGCTTAAGACAAACCCAATGCCTTCGAAAGGGTTGATCAGTACGAATTTCCAGCCAACCAAGTTCTTCATCAGGACCGGATACGATCCGATAGATATAACCGACATGGAAAAAGAGGTCCTTGCCGCAATATCTGAAAGTCCTACATCATTGAGGGAGATCAAGTATCGTCTGAAAAAGTATCCTTCAGCCAAACATATCGATCTTCTGATTCAGAAACGCCTGATACAGACCATCGGTTTTACACCTACGGATGCCCTGCACGTGCTTGGTGATTATGAAGAGCACACTGTGGAAGCAGCGCAAATAGGTGCAAAATATCTTGGTTCCCTGTGCAAGAGGGATGCTCAGGAGTTTGCTGCGTTTGTAAAACAGGAATTTGCCAAGAACATGGCATCTGATCTTATGTCCTTCTTCCTGGAGGGAGTGCCCAAGAAAGAGATCCGTAAGATCTTTGATATCGAGTCTCCGACAAAATTCAAGGTCGAGATGCCGGTGGTCCTCATAGGTGGTCCTGTGGTGGCCTATCTTGATAACCTCAAGGCAATACTTGATGCAGATATAGTGGTTCCTGAATTCTCGAATGTTGGTAATGCAGCAGGTGCGCTGGCAGCAAAAGGTATCCGCAGGGTGGATTTCCTTGTCAGGCCGGTCTCAATGGCAGCACCGGACTGGGAATTCTATGTATTCTCTGAAAAAGGACGAATGAATTTCTATGAGTATGAAGAAGCTCTCGAATATGCCACGAAGACAGGAAAGGAAACGATCATACAGTATATGGTCGATGCAGGTCTGGATCCTGAACATGTAAAGGTCGATGTGGAGAAGGAAGAGATCATCCCTGACGGCTGGGACCATCCGCTTGAGACAAGAATACGTGTGATGGGAGTTGGTGGCAGTCTTGTGGAAGAGGAGTGCTAA
- a CDS encoding YdeI family protein codes for MNTLHVVNRKEWRKWLEKHHSTEKDIWLVHYKKHTGKPVLPYDDAVEEAICFGWIDTLVRKIDEERYAQRYTSRTERSKWSETNKQRARKMIEQGKMTETGLQKLGNALNEKPAQPGIKATDIPADMKAALKTDEQAWKNFSAFAPGYRRNYIEWVVNAKREETRIRRIASVVERARENKKPGMM; via the coding sequence ATGAACACCTTGCATGTGGTAAACCGGAAAGAGTGGAGAAAATGGCTGGAAAAACACCATTCCACTGAAAAGGACATCTGGCTGGTCCACTATAAGAAGCACACCGGCAAGCCTGTACTACCATATGATGATGCTGTTGAGGAAGCGATCTGTTTTGGCTGGATAGACACCCTTGTTCGCAAGATCGATGAGGAAAGATATGCCCAGAGATATACATCCCGAACTGAGAGGAGTAAATGGTCGGAAACGAACAAGCAACGGGCACGAAAAATGATAGAACAGGGCAAAATGACAGAGACCGGGTTGCAGAAACTTGGCAATGCACTCAATGAAAAACCAGCGCAACCAGGGATAAAAGCAACCGATATTCCGGCAGATATGAAAGCAGCCTTAAAGACAGATGAGCAGGCCTGGAAGAACTTTTCAGCCTTCGCACCGGGTTATAGAAGAAACTACATCGAGTGGGTGGTAAATGCTAAACGTGAAGAGACACGGATAAGAAGAATAGCCAGCGTTGTGGAAAGAGCACGGGAAAATAAAAAGCCCGGAATGATGTGA
- a CDS encoding YIP1 family protein has protein sequence MTLTQVLTNPNGFFEEKMKTEVEMKNPLLIVLFIAILSAINAAIVTKQIMEILPPEAAAFASIGAIAGAIGAFIGEIIRWVFYAGVFYAISSILGGEGTFKRVLEVVAYGLIPFIASGIIGIIVMATSFSVENFDMQNPELLEQAMLNDPTMKMLAIVGILFTLWSANIWIFGLVHARHLSVKNAAISVLVPVGLYVLYTASKFIGA, from the coding sequence ATGACACTTACTCAAGTTCTTACAAACCCAAACGGCTTTTTTGAAGAGAAAATGAAAACCGAAGTGGAAATGAAAAACCCGCTTCTGATAGTACTTTTCATTGCAATCCTAAGCGCAATTAACGCTGCAATAGTGACGAAACAGATCATGGAAATCCTACCCCCGGAAGCAGCAGCATTTGCAAGTATAGGGGCAATTGCAGGAGCAATAGGTGCATTTATTGGTGAAATCATCAGATGGGTGTTCTATGCCGGCGTATTCTATGCAATCTCATCCATCCTTGGAGGGGAAGGAACTTTCAAACGGGTGCTCGAAGTTGTTGCCTACGGATTAATCCCATTCATTGCAAGTGGTATCATAGGTATCATCGTGATGGCAACATCTTTCTCAGTAGAGAACTTTGACATGCAGAACCCGGAACTTCTGGAACAGGCAATGCTTAATGATCCCACAATGAAAATGTTAGCGATAGTGGGGATACTTTTCACACTATGGAGTGCTAACATCTGGATATTCGGACTTGTCCATGCAAGACACCTAAGCGTGAAGAACGCAGCGATATCCGTACTGGTGCCTGTAGGACTTTATGTATTATACACTGCAAGCAAATTCATAGGTGCATAA
- a CDS encoding metalloregulator ArsR/SmtB family transcription factor, with the protein MGKGQTCERVDKDAINSLIFNLPEDDAIVRVSNIFHALQSGPRLKIMYLLLEKEMCVCELEFALEMSQSAISHNLRTLRQLDLVRTKKKGRFVVYSVADDHVKMLLELSRKHAMGCTR; encoded by the coding sequence ATGGGAAAGGGTCAGACGTGTGAGCGGGTAGATAAAGATGCTATAAACTCTCTTATATTCAACCTTCCTGAAGACGATGCAATAGTGAGGGTGTCCAATATCTTCCATGCACTTCAATCAGGTCCCCGCCTGAAGATCATGTATCTCCTGCTGGAAAAAGAAATGTGTGTATGTGAGCTTGAATTTGCCCTTGAAATGAGCCAGTCAGCGATATCACATAATCTTCGCACCCTTCGCCAGCTTGACCTCGTCAGGACCAAAAAGAAAGGTCGCTTTGTTGTCTATTCCGTTGCTGACGATCACGTGAAAATGCTCCTTGAGCTGTCCCGCAAGCATGCCATGGGGTGCACACGATGA
- a CDS encoding ABC transporter ATP-binding protein, whose protein sequence is MKSKTDGEPMSDPIVQLQNVRKTYTLGTSEIHALNGVSISIERGDFVTIMGSSGSGKSTLLNMVGCLDTPTSGKVKINGTNITKLDDDKLTTIRRDNIGFIFQQFNLIPTLTAIENVEIPMIFSRITPAMRKKRAMHALEQAQLDAEYATHRPNELSGGQQQRVAIARALANEPPILLADEPTGNLDSKTGKSIMELLVRLNEEGTTLIVVTHDHKLTEYSNKTIVLMDGEVSNDIY, encoded by the coding sequence ATGAAGTCGAAGACTGATGGGGAACCTATGTCCGATCCGATAGTCCAGTTACAGAACGTCAGGAAGACCTATACCCTCGGAACAAGCGAGATACATGCACTCAATGGAGTAAGCATATCCATTGAAAGAGGGGACTTTGTCACGATAATGGGATCATCCGGTTCAGGAAAGTCCACACTTCTCAACATGGTAGGCTGCCTTGATACACCCACATCAGGTAAAGTGAAGATCAATGGAACGAACATAACAAAACTCGACGATGACAAGCTTACAACGATTCGCAGGGACAATATCGGATTTATTTTCCAGCAGTTCAACCTTATACCTACCCTGACTGCGATCGAGAATGTTGAGATCCCCATGATATTCAGCAGGATCACTCCGGCCATGCGGAAAAAGAGGGCCATGCACGCACTGGAACAGGCACAGCTTGATGCTGAATACGCAACCCATCGCCCAAATGAGCTATCGGGAGGACAACAACAAAGAGTTGCCATTGCCCGTGCTCTTGCAAATGAACCACCGATCCTTCTTGCAGATGAACCCACAGGAAACCTTGATTCAAAGACCGGGAAGAGCATCATGGAACTGCTGGTCCGGCTAAATGAAGAGGGTACGACCCTGATAGTCGTCACCCACGACCATAAACTTACTGAATACTCCAACAAGACCATCGTCCTGATGGACGGGGAGGTCTCCAATGATATCTATTAA